The following are encoded in a window of Kitasatospora sp. NBC_01250 genomic DNA:
- a CDS encoding ABC transporter permease: MAEHLSTAVVAAPERPRTAPGPTTGPAPGPGATTGHHRTRRLAPGRRRRCARLLGPLLLLALWAGASAAGLLDPRSLPAPWTVLHTGAHLWATGTLRTDLATSLRRAVQGFTIGLLAGVLLALAAGLSRIGEALIDGTVQVGRAVPTLGLIPLFILWLGIGETFKIVIIAIVVSVPVYLNLHAALAGIDARYVELAEVLRLSRWQFVRQVVLPGALPGFFVGLRLAVTGSWLSLVVLEQINATNGLGYLMFQAQNYGRTDVIVLGLLIYAVFGFASDSAVRLLERRVLAWRRSLSS, from the coding sequence ATGGCCGAACACCTGTCGACCGCCGTGGTGGCGGCGCCCGAGCGGCCCCGCACCGCGCCCGGCCCGACCACCGGGCCCGCCCCGGGCCCGGGGGCGACCACCGGGCACCACCGGACCCGCAGGCTCGCGCCGGGCCGGCGCCGCCGCTGCGCCCGGCTGCTGGGGCCGCTGCTCCTGCTGGCCCTGTGGGCCGGGGCCAGCGCGGCCGGGCTGCTGGACCCGCGGAGCCTGCCCGCGCCCTGGACCGTGCTGCACACGGGGGCGCACCTGTGGGCCACGGGGACGCTGCGCACCGATCTGGCCACCTCGCTCCGGCGTGCCGTGCAGGGATTCACGATCGGCCTGCTGGCCGGTGTGCTGCTGGCGCTGGCCGCCGGGCTGAGCCGGATCGGCGAGGCCCTGATCGACGGCACGGTGCAGGTCGGCCGCGCCGTGCCCACGCTGGGCCTGATCCCGCTGTTCATCCTCTGGCTGGGCATCGGCGAGACGTTCAAGATCGTCATCATCGCGATCGTCGTCTCCGTCCCGGTCTACCTCAACCTGCACGCCGCCCTGGCCGGCATCGACGCCCGCTACGTCGAGCTCGCCGAGGTCCTGCGACTGAGCCGCTGGCAGTTCGTCCGGCAGGTCGTCCTCCCCGGCGCACTGCCCGGCTTCTTCGTCGGTCTGCGACTCGCCGTCACCGGCTCCTGGCTCTCCCTGGTGGTCCTGGAGCAGATCAACGCCACCAACGGCCTCGGCTACCTGATGTTCCAGGCGCAGAACTACGGCCGGACCGACGTCATCGTCCTCGGGCTGCTCATCTACGCGGTCTTCGGCTTCGCCTCCGACTCCGCCGTCCGTCTCCTGGAAAGGAGGGTCCTGGCATGGCGCCGATCGCTGAGCAGCTGA
- a CDS encoding cold-shock protein, with the protein MANGTVKWFNAEKGFGFIEQEGGGPDVFAHYSNINANGFRELLEGQKVEFDVTQGQKGPQAENIRPL; encoded by the coding sequence ATGGCAAATGGCACCGTGAAGTGGTTCAACGCGGAAAAGGGCTTCGGCTTCATCGAGCAGGAGGGTGGCGGTCCTGACGTGTTCGCCCACTACTCGAACATCAACGCCAACGGCTTCCGTGAGCTGCTCGAGGGCCAGAAGGTCGAGTTCGACGTCACCCAGGGCCAGAAGGGCCCGCAGGCCGAGAACATTCGCCCGCTGTAG
- a CDS encoding LLM class flavin-dependent oxidoreductase, which translates to MGEHLWYIPNTVEPGHRGDNTREGWGTLDHSTGLAHAAERHGWGGALLGTGWGRPDTFTVAASLAARTTAFKPLIAIRPGYWHPANFAAASATLDQLSHGRVLVNVVSGLDDAAAYGDGEFDPARRYQRTLEFLHLVRRLWQEDEVTFHGEHYRVDGSALRPRPWGAEQGRHPRLYFGGASGAAEQVAAREADVQLFWGEPLDGVAERIDRLRALSAAVERRHRPLEFGLRVTTLVRDTAEQAWREAEQRVARMARQGGQEAAAFLRRPAVGQRRLLDLADRGEVLDDCLYTAPGRYGGGGAGTTWLVGSARQVADALRKYRELGVTHFVLSDTPYKEEIARIGDELLPLLRPATTPAQVPKRPHSDRTKDHV; encoded by the coding sequence ATGGGCGAACACCTCTGGTACATCCCGAACACGGTCGAACCCGGGCACCGCGGCGACAACACGCGCGAGGGCTGGGGCACGCTCGACCACTCGACCGGACTCGCGCACGCAGCCGAGCGGCACGGCTGGGGCGGGGCGCTGCTGGGCACCGGCTGGGGGCGACCGGACACCTTCACCGTCGCGGCCTCCCTCGCGGCCCGCACGACGGCCTTCAAGCCGCTGATCGCGATCAGGCCCGGGTACTGGCACCCCGCGAACTTCGCCGCGGCCTCGGCCACCCTCGATCAGCTCAGCCACGGCCGGGTCCTGGTCAACGTCGTCAGCGGCCTGGACGACGCCGCCGCCTACGGCGACGGCGAGTTCGACCCGGCCCGCCGCTACCAGCGCACGCTCGAATTCCTTCACCTGGTGCGCCGCCTGTGGCAGGAGGACGAGGTGACCTTCCACGGGGAGCACTACCGGGTGGACGGCTCCGCCCTGCGACCGCGGCCGTGGGGCGCCGAGCAGGGGCGCCATCCGCGGCTGTACTTCGGCGGCGCGAGCGGCGCCGCCGAGCAGGTCGCCGCACGGGAGGCCGACGTCCAGCTGTTCTGGGGCGAGCCCCTGGACGGCGTCGCCGAACGGATCGACCGGCTCCGGGCGCTCAGCGCGGCGGTCGAGCGCCGGCACCGGCCGCTGGAGTTCGGGCTGCGCGTGACGACCCTCGTCCGGGACACGGCCGAGCAGGCGTGGCGCGAGGCGGAGCAGCGGGTGGCCCGCATGGCGCGGCAGGGAGGGCAGGAAGCCGCGGCGTTCCTGCGCCGGCCGGCGGTGGGCCAGCGACGGCTGCTCGACCTGGCGGACCGGGGCGAGGTCCTGGACGACTGCCTCTACACCGCGCCGGGCCGGTACGGCGGCGGCGGTGCCGGGACCACGTGGCTGGTCGGCTCGGCGCGGCAGGTCGCCGACGCCCTGCGCAAGTACCGCGAGCTGGGGGTGACGCACTTCGTGCTCTCCGACACGCCGTACAAGGAGGAGATCGCCCGGATCGGCGACGAACTCCTCCCGCTGCTGCGGCCGGCCACGACCCCCGCGCAGGTCCCGAAACGACCGCACTCCGACCGCACGAAGGATCACGTGTGA
- a CDS encoding lytic transglycosylase domain-containing protein has translation MLTRTAGTLVALAAAAAPSAPLTLASPVAFGVPASAAAGGQPPADGGGPRVLPQPPGVVAGSPFAAPGTVLPGGSGAGNGAGTSSTVPVTPATSLSVGGARLPATVFAAYRSAETSLAGSDPGCHLPWQLLAGIGQVESGQADGGAVDASGTTYTPILGPALDGTSGFAAIPNSTSGAYDGSGSWARAVGPMQFLPSTWATWGADGNGDGKADPNNIWDAALGAGRYLCAGGRDVSVPAQLDRAILSYNNSTDYLNTVKSWMGYFQTGALTVPDLPAGPGPVTVPLPVGGGLFTVVPASRPSASSAPSAPATPIPAGTPAGTPSASPTPNAQPSPAAPTASPTPASPSASASPNPAASASASASPTPAPSASPTPSAKPSPTTPASPSPTGSPSPSPTASPTGTPSPAPTGCPTPTAGASASPSPSPTGTPSPAPTPSPKPSGTPTPSASATPGSPAPSGSPSPSCGSPSPAPTATAPTSSPSPSPSASAN, from the coding sequence GTGCTGACGCGGACGGCCGGGACGCTCGTCGCCCTCGCTGCCGCGGCGGCGCCGTCGGCGCCCCTGACCCTCGCCTCACCAGTGGCGTTCGGTGTGCCGGCGTCCGCCGCGGCGGGCGGGCAGCCGCCGGCGGACGGCGGCGGCCCGCGGGTGCTGCCGCAGCCGCCGGGGGTGGTGGCCGGATCGCCGTTCGCGGCGCCGGGCACCGTGCTGCCGGGCGGGAGCGGGGCCGGGAACGGCGCGGGGACGTCGAGCACCGTTCCGGTGACGCCCGCGACGTCGCTGTCGGTGGGCGGGGCGCGGCTGCCGGCCACGGTGTTCGCCGCCTACCGCAGCGCCGAGACGTCGCTCGCCGGCAGCGACCCCGGCTGCCACCTGCCGTGGCAGCTGCTGGCCGGCATCGGCCAGGTGGAGTCGGGTCAGGCGGACGGTGGCGCGGTCGACGCCTCCGGTACGACGTACACGCCGATCCTCGGTCCGGCGCTGGACGGGACCAGCGGCTTCGCCGCGATCCCCAACAGCACCAGCGGCGCCTACGACGGCAGCGGTTCCTGGGCCCGGGCCGTCGGTCCGATGCAGTTCCTCCCCTCCACCTGGGCGACCTGGGGTGCCGACGGCAACGGGGACGGCAAGGCCGACCCCAACAACATCTGGGACGCGGCGCTGGGCGCCGGCCGCTACCTGTGCGCGGGCGGCCGCGACGTGTCGGTGCCGGCCCAGCTCGACCGGGCGATCCTCAGCTACAACAACTCCACCGACTACCTGAACACGGTGAAGAGTTGGATGGGCTACTTCCAGACCGGCGCCCTGACCGTGCCGGACCTGCCGGCCGGACCGGGCCCGGTCACGGTGCCGCTGCCCGTCGGCGGCGGATTGTTCACGGTCGTGCCCGCGAGCCGGCCTTCGGCCTCCTCGGCCCCCTCGGCCCCCGCGACCCCGATCCCGGCCGGTACCCCGGCGGGCACACCGTCGGCCTCGCCGACGCCGAACGCGCAGCCGTCGCCCGCGGCGCCCACCGCCTCGCCCACCCCGGCGTCGCCGTCGGCCTCCGCGTCGCCCAACCCGGCGGCCTCGGCGTCGGCTTCGGCCTCGCCGACCCCCGCGCCGTCGGCCTCGCCGACGCCGTCCGCGAAGCCGTCGCCCACGACCCCCGCCTCGCCGTCGCCGACCGGGTCGCCCTCGCCGTCGCCCACCGCCTCGCCGACCGGCACCCCGAGCCCGGCGCCGACCGGCTGCCCGACGCCGACGGCCGGCGCGTCCGCCTCGCCGAGCCCGTCGCCGACCGGGACACCCTCGCCGGCGCCGACCCCGTCGCCGAAGCCCTCCGGGACGCCGACGCCCTCCGCGTCCGCCACCCCGGGCTCCCCGGCGCCGTCCGGCAGCCCCTCGCCGAGCTGCGGGTCCCCCTCGCCGGCTCCCACCGCCACCGCGCCGACGAGCTCCCCGAGCCCGTCGCCCTCCGCGTCCGCGAATTGA
- a CDS encoding ROK family protein, whose product MLPALIATPGPHQPGTDRPDGATAVLRAVLDQGPLARTAIGRETGLSSAAVSRYAADLLAMGLVWQPPEPAQRPRPGRPRIPLDIDTSHHVAAGVHIAIPRLTFSLTDLRGRVLAAEHVPRGPHPGAVLQEVAARLPGFLGRHVHGRSVLGLGVVTGGRVDPDAGVLVENAALGWRDVPLRRALQRAVRLPVHVEGHARALARAEMLFGRAGEGVLVHLFVGNAVDAAIATGGILLRGRGYGAGGIAHLPVPGSAAACPCGRTGCLQVTVADRTIAERAAADGITPYPDLPLLLGAAAAGEARAVELCRSRLRMIARAVRPMLDVISPDTVVLTEAVTLQLPRLLAEVGRELGGAGDLVRAGSFGADTLAVAAAVPVLAAVYQDPLALRTVGGVR is encoded by the coding sequence ATGCTGCCAGCGCTCATCGCGACGCCGGGCCCGCACCAGCCCGGCACCGACCGGCCGGACGGGGCGACCGCCGTGCTGCGGGCCGTCCTGGACCAGGGGCCGCTGGCCCGCACGGCGATCGGCAGGGAGACCGGGCTGAGCTCGGCCGCCGTGTCCCGGTACGCGGCCGACCTGCTCGCGATGGGACTGGTCTGGCAGCCGCCGGAGCCCGCGCAGCGCCCCCGGCCGGGCCGCCCCCGGATCCCGCTCGACATCGACACCTCGCACCACGTCGCGGCGGGCGTGCACATCGCCATTCCGCGGCTCACCTTCTCGCTCACCGATCTGCGCGGGCGGGTCCTCGCCGCCGAGCACGTGCCGCGGGGGCCGCATCCGGGCGCGGTGCTCCAGGAGGTCGCCGCGCGGCTGCCGGGGTTCCTGGGGCGGCACGTGCACGGGCGCTCCGTCCTCGGGCTCGGCGTGGTCACCGGCGGCCGGGTGGATCCGGACGCGGGGGTGCTGGTCGAGAACGCCGCGCTGGGCTGGCGCGACGTCCCGCTGCGACGGGCGCTGCAGCGGGCGGTCCGGCTGCCCGTCCATGTGGAGGGCCACGCCCGGGCGCTGGCCCGGGCGGAGATGCTCTTCGGCCGGGCCGGCGAGGGCGTCCTGGTGCACCTGTTCGTGGGCAACGCCGTGGACGCGGCGATCGCCACCGGCGGGATCCTGCTGCGAGGGCGCGGGTACGGCGCCGGCGGCATCGCCCACCTGCCCGTTCCCGGGTCGGCGGCGGCGTGCCCGTGCGGGCGCACCGGCTGCCTCCAGGTCACCGTGGCCGACCGCACCATCGCCGAGCGTGCCGCCGCGGACGGCATCACCCCGTACCCCGACCTGCCCCTGCTGCTGGGGGCGGCGGCCGCGGGCGAGGCGCGCGCCGTGGAGCTGTGCCGCAGCCGACTCCGGATGATCGCCCGCGCCGTCCGCCCGATGCTCGACGTGATCAGCCCGGACACCGTGGTGCTGACCGAGGCCGTCACGCTCCAACTGCCGCGGCTGCTGGCCGAGGTGGGCCGCGAGCTGGGCGGCGCCGGCGATCTGGTGCGGGCCGGCTCCTTCGGCGCGGACACGCTCGCGGTGGCGGCGGCCGTGCCGGTGCTCGCCGCCGTCTACCAGGACCCACTGGCCCTGCGCACGGTCGGCGGCGTCAGGTGA
- a CDS encoding LLM class flavin-dependent oxidoreductase, which yields MSKQLHFNLFIHDTGHHEASWRLPQSDPAADLDLGFHQRLARLAEDAKFDSVFLADSPVLWGDPGRRPSGKLEPTVLLAALAAGTTHIGLIATASTSYNEPYNLARRFASLDHLSNGRAGWNIVTTAGDAAARNFGLDGQPLHRTRYERAAEFLEVSTKLWDSWADGALVADKAAGVHALADRVRPAGHRGRFFRVEGALNVRRSPQGYPLLVQAGSSESGKEFAARWAEAVFTAQPTLHEGQAFYADVKRRAVAAGRDPGHLKILPGIVPVIGDTEAEARELEAELDRLISAHYAREQLATLLKVEPERLRFDEPLPDDLPTEDEVEGAKSRYTLIVELAQRENLTVRRLIARLGGGRGHRTFTGTPVQVADTIQHWFEHGAADGFNVMPAVLPSGLEVFVAKVLPILRERGLFRTEYRGGTLREHYGLPRPANQFRV from the coding sequence GTGAGCAAGCAGCTGCACTTCAACCTGTTCATCCACGACACCGGGCACCACGAGGCGTCCTGGCGGCTGCCGCAGTCCGACCCGGCCGCCGACCTGGACCTCGGCTTCCACCAGCGGCTGGCCCGCCTCGCCGAGGACGCGAAGTTCGACTCGGTGTTCCTCGCCGACAGCCCGGTGCTCTGGGGCGACCCCGGCCGCCGGCCGTCCGGGAAGCTGGAGCCGACCGTGCTGCTCGCCGCCCTGGCCGCGGGCACCACGCACATCGGGCTGATCGCGACCGCCTCGACCAGCTACAACGAGCCGTACAACCTGGCCCGGCGGTTCGCCTCGCTGGACCACCTGTCGAACGGCCGCGCGGGCTGGAACATCGTCACCACCGCGGGTGACGCGGCGGCCCGCAACTTCGGCCTGGACGGGCAGCCGCTGCACCGGACCCGCTACGAGCGGGCCGCGGAGTTCCTGGAGGTGTCCACCAAGCTCTGGGACAGCTGGGCCGACGGGGCGCTGGTGGCGGACAAGGCCGCCGGCGTGCACGCGCTGGCCGACCGGGTCCGCCCGGCCGGCCATCGCGGCCGGTTCTTCCGGGTCGAGGGGGCGTTGAACGTGCGCCGCTCGCCGCAGGGGTACCCGCTGCTCGTGCAGGCCGGCTCCTCGGAGAGCGGCAAGGAGTTCGCCGCCCGGTGGGCCGAGGCGGTCTTCACCGCGCAGCCGACGCTCCACGAGGGGCAGGCGTTCTACGCTGACGTCAAGCGCCGCGCGGTCGCCGCCGGACGCGACCCCGGGCACCTCAAGATCCTGCCCGGCATCGTCCCGGTGATCGGCGACACCGAGGCCGAGGCCCGCGAGCTGGAGGCCGAACTGGACCGGCTGATCAGTGCGCACTACGCGCGCGAGCAGCTCGCCACGCTGCTCAAGGTGGAGCCGGAGCGGCTGCGCTTCGACGAACCGCTGCCCGACGACCTCCCCACCGAGGACGAGGTCGAGGGGGCCAAGAGCCGCTACACGCTGATCGTGGAACTGGCCCAGCGCGAGAACCTGACCGTGCGCCGACTCATCGCACGGCTCGGCGGTGGCCGCGGCCACCGCACCTTCACCGGCACGCCCGTCCAGGTGGCCGACACGATCCAGCACTGGTTCGAGCACGGTGCGGCCGACGGGTTCAACGTGATGCCCGCGGTCCTGCCCTCCGGACTGGAGGTGTTCGTGGCGAAGGTGCTGCCGATCCTGCGCGAGCGCGGGCTCTTCCGCACCGAGTACCGAGGAGGCACCCTGCGCGAGCACTACGGCCTGCCCCGCCCGGCGAACCAGTTCAGAGTTTGA
- a CDS encoding lipase family protein — protein MYRRPVRRLAVVAAAVAAMASAAAPCASAAARSSAAGDSFYAYDGSAPLASFAPGTVLKTRTLQYHIEGIPTPVSAIQLLYRTTDAQGRPAANVTSVVRSITGNSTKAVSYQSFYDSLNPQDGPSRAIAGNVTLGGTIANFESAALSALLLQGDNLVIPDTEGQSADFAAGPEYGFNTLDSIRAAVNSPSTGLSGATRFGLMGYSGGSIATDWAAALAPSYAPDVNKKLTGFAEGGVLVDPAHNLKYVSGSLVWSGVIPMSVIGVSRSFGIDLTPYMNSYGRQIYDRLQNGSLLDALGHFPGLTWQQIAKPEYADPDSVPAFVDAVNRINLGSAPTPTVPGYIAQGDGGVLEGTFASPSGIGTGDGVMVAGDVRALADQYCATGNNAISYDQYDLLSHLGTAPAWALKAASWLNDRFAGKPAPSDCGDIPAGNSLAPERTVPAS, from the coding sequence ATGTACAGAAGACCTGTCCGACGCCTGGCCGTCGTCGCCGCCGCCGTCGCGGCCATGGCCTCGGCCGCCGCCCCGTGCGCCTCGGCCGCGGCGAGGAGCAGCGCCGCCGGTGACTCCTTCTACGCCTACGACGGCAGTGCGCCGCTGGCCTCCTTCGCGCCGGGCACCGTGCTCAAGACCCGGACGCTGCAGTACCACATCGAGGGCATCCCCACGCCGGTCAGCGCGATCCAGCTGCTCTACCGCACCACCGACGCCCAGGGGCGGCCGGCCGCCAACGTGACCTCGGTGGTGCGCAGCATCACGGGCAACAGCACGAAGGCCGTCTCCTACCAGTCGTTCTACGACTCCCTGAACCCGCAGGACGGGCCGTCCCGCGCCATCGCCGGGAACGTGACCCTGGGCGGCACGATCGCCAACTTCGAGTCCGCGGCCCTCTCGGCGCTGCTGCTGCAGGGCGACAACCTCGTCATCCCGGACACCGAGGGCCAGTCGGCGGACTTCGCGGCCGGACCGGAGTACGGCTTCAACACGCTGGACTCGATCCGGGCCGCGGTCAACTCCCCGTCGACCGGCCTGAGCGGCGCGACCAGGTTCGGCCTGATGGGCTACTCCGGCGGCTCCATCGCCACCGACTGGGCAGCGGCGCTCGCCCCGAGCTACGCGCCCGACGTCAACAAGAAGCTCACCGGCTTCGCCGAGGGCGGGGTGCTCGTCGACCCGGCGCACAACCTGAAGTACGTCAGCGGGTCGCTGGTCTGGTCCGGCGTCATTCCCATGTCGGTCATCGGGGTCTCCCGCTCGTTCGGGATCGACCTGACGCCGTACATGAACAGCTACGGCCGCCAGATCTACGACCGGCTGCAGAACGGCTCGCTCCTCGACGCGCTCGGCCACTTCCCCGGTCTGACCTGGCAGCAGATCGCCAAGCCCGAGTACGCCGACCCGGACTCGGTGCCCGCGTTCGTCGATGCGGTGAACAGGATCAACCTGGGGTCGGCCCCCACCCCGACCGTTCCCGGCTACATCGCGCAGGGCGACGGCGGCGTGCTGGAGGGCACCTTCGCCAGCCCGTCCGGCATCGGAACCGGTGACGGCGTCATGGTCGCCGGAGACGTGCGGGCCCTGGCCGACCAGTACTGCGCCACCGGCAACAACGCGATCAGCTACGACCAGTACGACCTGCTCAGCCACCTCGGAACCGCGCCGGCCTGGGCCCTCAAGGCGGCGTCCTGGCTCAACGACCGCTTCGCGGGCAAGCCGGCCCCGTCCGACTGCGGAGACATCCCGGCGGGCAACTCGCTCGCGCCGGAGCGGACGGTTCCCGCGTCCTGA
- a CDS encoding ABC transporter substrate-binding protein, whose product MSLLQGVPAPNRRLFLRTLLGAGAALGLSACATARASGPALSSSAPLPTQVPAGTGLRIASALGAEQLQLQLSGLIKQIPFTVPSWPNIAAGPDVINAFRADSLDLANNAGIPPIQAQFQGYDARIVAVDLTRKPSYLFATKPHSDIQSVAQFAGRKLAFSQGQAQGVVLLRALRGAGLKDSDVHLVPLTSDQFLTALEAGQVDIAPLAVSQAPAYLNRYAADGAHTIPTDVVDLLNLLWAPADVLADSARAAAVAAFVPIWAKGLVWVYENPSVWEQEYYVKTQNISLSQAQQVTTLTNKPLLPPSWDEAIAWEQQTVDLLAQGGYVKSFQAEALFDRRFEHLASAAVPAEYRS is encoded by the coding sequence GTGTCCCTGCTCCAGGGCGTCCCCGCCCCGAACCGAAGGCTCTTCCTGCGGACCCTGCTCGGCGCAGGCGCCGCGCTCGGCCTCAGCGCCTGCGCCACCGCCCGGGCCAGCGGCCCGGCGCTGTCGAGCAGCGCGCCGCTGCCCACCCAGGTGCCCGCCGGCACCGGCCTGCGCATCGCCTCCGCGCTCGGCGCCGAGCAGCTCCAGCTCCAGCTCTCCGGCCTGATCAAGCAGATTCCCTTCACCGTCCCGTCCTGGCCGAACATCGCGGCGGGGCCGGACGTCATCAACGCCTTCCGGGCGGACTCCCTCGACCTGGCCAACAACGCCGGCATCCCGCCGATCCAGGCGCAGTTCCAGGGCTACGACGCCCGCATCGTGGCCGTCGACCTGACCCGCAAGCCGTCCTACCTGTTCGCCACCAAGCCGCACAGCGACATCCAGTCGGTGGCCCAGTTCGCGGGCCGGAAGCTGGCCTTCTCCCAGGGCCAGGCGCAGGGCGTGGTGCTGCTGCGCGCCCTGCGCGGGGCGGGGCTGAAGGACTCCGACGTCCACCTGGTGCCGCTGACCAGCGACCAGTTCCTCACCGCCCTGGAGGCCGGCCAGGTGGACATCGCCCCGCTGGCCGTCTCCCAGGCCCCCGCCTACCTCAACCGCTACGCCGCCGACGGCGCGCACACCATCCCCACCGACGTGGTGGACCTGCTCAACCTGCTCTGGGCCCCGGCCGACGTACTCGCCGACTCCGCCAGGGCGGCGGCGGTCGCGGCCTTCGTCCCCATCTGGGCCAAAGGCCTGGTCTGGGTCTACGAGAACCCGTCCGTCTGGGAGCAGGAGTACTACGTCAAGACCCAGAACATCAGCCTCAGCCAGGCCCAGCAGGTGACCACACTGACGAACAAGCCGCTGCTGCCGCCGAGTTGGGACGAGGCGATCGCCTGGGAGCAGCAGACCGTCGACCTGCTCGCCCAGGGCGGCTATGTGAAGTCCTTCCAGGCCGAGGCGCTCTTCGACCGCCGTTTCGAGCACCTCGCGTCCGCCGCCGTGCCCGCCGAGTACCGGAGCTGA
- a CDS encoding TauD/TfdA dioxygenase family protein — translation MSTPSVRPVAGHIGADIDGVDLARPLPAEAVDTIKQALHRHKVVFFRGQHLDHAAQIAFARQFGELTYAHPHDDAPPQAHPEIFTVDPRRFEERYGKNFRDEYRKRQYSYVDGWHTDVTAAVNPPAGSILRAETVPEVGGDTHWTNLVAAYEGLSAPVRAFVDTLRAEHRYGGGRPVEGEGEYARRINDNLLVAVHPVVRVHPETGERALFVNPVFTSHIVDVTAVESRRILDLLHAEITRPEYTVRLRWEAGHVAFWDNRVTAHLAPRDLEHLDVERRLHRVTLIGDTPVGPDGRESELVAGRPFTADHRVAVAS, via the coding sequence ATGAGCACGCCCTCCGTCCGTCCCGTCGCCGGTCACATCGGCGCCGACATCGACGGCGTCGACCTCGCCCGGCCGCTGCCCGCCGAGGCCGTCGACACCATCAAGCAGGCGCTCCACCGCCACAAGGTCGTCTTCTTCCGGGGACAGCACCTCGACCACGCCGCCCAGATCGCCTTCGCGCGCCAGTTCGGCGAGCTCACCTACGCCCACCCGCACGACGACGCCCCGCCGCAGGCGCACCCGGAGATCTTCACCGTCGACCCGCGCCGCTTCGAGGAGCGCTACGGCAAGAACTTCCGCGACGAGTACCGCAAGCGCCAGTACAGCTACGTCGACGGCTGGCACACCGACGTCACCGCCGCCGTGAACCCGCCCGCCGGGTCGATCCTGCGGGCCGAGACCGTCCCGGAGGTCGGCGGCGACACCCACTGGACCAACCTCGTCGCCGCGTACGAGGGGCTGTCCGCCCCCGTCAGGGCCTTCGTGGACACCCTGCGCGCCGAGCACCGCTACGGCGGCGGCCGGCCGGTGGAGGGCGAGGGCGAGTACGCCCGCCGGATCAACGACAACCTGCTGGTGGCCGTCCACCCGGTGGTGCGGGTGCACCCGGAGACCGGGGAGCGCGCGCTGTTCGTCAACCCCGTCTTCACCAGCCACATCGTCGACGTCACCGCGGTCGAGAGCCGGCGCATCCTCGACCTGCTCCACGCCGAGATCACCCGGCCCGAGTACACGGTGCGCCTGCGCTGGGAGGCGGGCCACGTCGCCTTCTGGGACAACCGCGTCACCGCCCACCTGGCCCCGCGCGACCTGGAACACCTGGACGTCGAACGGCGCCTGCACCGCGTCACGCTGATCGGCGACACCCCGGTCGGACCGGACGGACGCGAGTCCGAGCTCGTCGCCGGACGCCCCTTCACCGCCGACCACCGCGTCGCCGTGGCCTCCTGA
- a CDS encoding ABC transporter ATP-binding protein: protein MAPIAEQLTSPAVHLTGLTRSFGRRTVLDGIDLQIPPGQFVALLGHSGSGKSTLLRAVAGLDHDTAGSGRLVTPQRVSVVFQDSRLLPWRRVLDNVLLGTPGRDAEGRDAAARGRAALAEVGLAGRERAWPGQLSGGEQQRAALARSLVREPELLLADEPFGALDALTRIRMHALLRELWQRHHPSVLLVTHDVDEAAALADRVLVLEDGRIAVDLAVELPHPRSYRDPRLGEYRERLLAALGVRPDGEPATARAGSTDHGAEN, encoded by the coding sequence ATGGCGCCGATCGCTGAGCAGCTGACCTCTCCCGCCGTCCACCTCACCGGCCTGACCCGCTCCTTCGGCCGACGCACCGTGCTCGACGGCATCGACCTGCAGATCCCGCCCGGCCAGTTCGTCGCCCTCCTGGGCCACTCCGGCTCCGGCAAGAGCACCCTGCTGCGCGCCGTCGCCGGCCTGGACCACGACACCGCCGGCAGCGGGCGGCTCGTCACCCCGCAACGGGTGTCGGTGGTCTTCCAGGACTCCCGCCTGCTGCCCTGGCGCCGCGTGCTGGACAACGTGCTGCTGGGCACCCCCGGACGGGACGCCGAGGGCCGCGACGCAGCCGCCCGCGGCCGAGCCGCGCTCGCCGAGGTCGGCCTGGCCGGCCGGGAGCGCGCCTGGCCCGGCCAGCTCTCCGGCGGCGAACAGCAACGGGCCGCCCTCGCCCGCTCCCTGGTCCGGGAGCCCGAACTGCTGCTCGCGGACGAGCCCTTCGGCGCCCTCGACGCGCTCACCCGGATCCGCATGCACGCCCTGCTGCGCGAGCTGTGGCAACGCCACCACCCGTCCGTGCTCCTGGTCACCCACGACGTCGACGAGGCCGCCGCGCTCGCCGACCGGGTCCTCGTCCTGGAGGACGGCCGGATCGCCGTCGACCTGGCCGTCGAGCTGCCCCACCCCCGCTCCTACCGCGACCCGCGCCTGGGCGAGTACCGCGAGCGGCTGCTCGCCGCCCTCGGCGTACGACCCGACGGCGAACCCGCCACCGCACGGGCCGGATCCACCGACCACGGAGCGGAGAACTGA